From the Clostridium sp. Marseille-P299 genome, one window contains:
- the pyrF gene encoding orotidine-5'-phosphate decarboxylase, which yields MINKLIKKIEDNKAPIVVGLDPMLSYIPEHIKTKAYAEFGETLEGAAEAIWQYNKGIVDATYDLIPAVKPQIAMYEQFGIPGMIAFKKTVDYCKEKDLVIIGDIKRGDIGSTSAAYATGHLGKVTVGSKSYYGFDEDFVTVNPYLGSDGVLPFIDVCKEEKKGLFILVKTSNPSSGEFQDQLIDGKPLYELVGKKVAEWGEMCMGESYSYIGAVVGATYPEMGKVLRKLMPKNYILVPGYGAQGGKGSDLVHFFNEDGLGAIINSSRGIIAAYKQAGYEKFGEEAYADASRKAVIDMCEDIKSALVKK from the coding sequence ATGATAAACAAATTAATTAAGAAAATCGAAGATAACAAAGCACCTATCGTTGTTGGACTTGACCCAATGTTAAGTTATATTCCAGAACATATTAAAACAAAAGCATATGCAGAGTTTGGGGAAACCTTAGAGGGCGCTGCAGAAGCAATTTGGCAATATAATAAAGGAATTGTAGATGCAACTTACGATTTAATCCCTGCTGTTAAGCCTCAAATCGCTATGTATGAGCAATTTGGGATACCAGGAATGATTGCTTTTAAAAAGACAGTTGATTACTGTAAAGAAAAAGATTTGGTTATCATTGGAGATATTAAACGTGGAGATATCGGCTCTACAAGTGCGGCGTATGCGACAGGACATCTTGGAAAAGTAACTGTTGGAAGCAAGTCTTACTATGGATTTGATGAAGACTTTGTTACAGTAAATCCATATCTTGGTTCTGATGGAGTGTTACCATTTATTGATGTTTGTAAAGAAGAAAAGAAAGGATTATTCATCCTTGTTAAAACTTCAAATCCTTCTAGTGGGGAATTCCAAGATCAGTTAATCGATGGAAAGCCATTATATGAATTGGTTGGTAAAAAGGTAGCTGAATGGGGTGAAATGTGCATGGGTGAATCCTATAGCTATATTGGAGCAGTTGTTGGAGCTACTTATCCTGAGATGGGTAAAGTCCTTCGTAAGCTAATGCCTAAAAACTATATATTAGTTCCAGGATATGGTGCACAAGGTGGAAAAGGCTCAGACTTAGTACATTTCTTTAATGAGGATGGCTTAGGAGCAATTATCAACTCTTCAAGAGGTATCATTGCTGCATATAAGCAGGCTGGATATGAGAAGTTTGGTGAAGAAGCATATGCAGATGCATCAAGAAAAGCAGTAATTGATATGTGTGAAGATATTAAATCGGCACTTGTAAAGAAATAA
- a CDS encoding MATE family efflux transporter, whose amino-acid sequence MSNNLVSDMTNGNPTKLLIRFAIPMLIGNLFQQIYNMADAIIVGKFGGENGPNALAAVGSVSSLNFLVVSLTMGLAVGIGVVISQYFGAKDYENVKRSFATGTYMIIIVSLIMGALGFIFSREFLELLNTPSAIIDDADIYFKICCLGIVGNAGYNGMAAVMRALGDSITPLRFLVIACIVNIVLDLIFVIVFHMGVPGVAIATIISQAVSAIGCITYALKKVELLRIPIKEFVPNKTIVRKCITLGLPAAFQNSLVALSTIVIQRVTNNYGETVVAASTAAARLEQLVLQPGMSLGLAVSNYTGQNIGAGRIDRAKQGFWAATKIITIFSLIMTPLVYFGGGWIMKLFTDEPLVSEIGLEAIRVTSLFYIPVGMIYVSRNLLSGSGDMKIPMIMGLSEVLCRVVFANILTTIPAIGFMGIWWASGLNWFITGSIGCIRYATGKWKYKSIVEHKTT is encoded by the coding sequence ATGAGTAATAATTTAGTTAGCGATATGACAAATGGGAATCCCACGAAGCTATTGATACGTTTTGCAATTCCAATGCTGATAGGAAATTTATTTCAACAAATTTACAACATGGCAGATGCTATTATTGTTGGTAAGTTTGGAGGAGAAAATGGACCAAATGCTTTAGCAGCAGTAGGTTCTGTATCCTCTTTAAACTTTTTAGTAGTTTCATTAACCATGGGACTTGCAGTTGGTATTGGTGTTGTTATATCTCAATATTTTGGAGCAAAGGACTATGAAAATGTAAAGCGTAGCTTCGCAACCGGTACTTATATGATCATTATAGTGTCTCTTATTATGGGAGCTTTGGGATTTATCTTTAGTAGAGAGTTTTTGGAATTATTAAATACTCCAAGTGCTATTATAGATGACGCTGATATTTACTTTAAGATTTGTTGTCTTGGTATTGTAGGCAATGCAGGTTATAATGGTATGGCAGCAGTTATGAGAGCATTAGGTGATTCTATTACACCACTTAGATTTTTAGTAATTGCATGTATTGTTAATATTGTACTGGATTTAATTTTTGTTATAGTCTTTCATATGGGAGTTCCTGGAGTAGCGATTGCAACGATTATTTCACAAGCAGTTTCGGCAATTGGATGCATTACATATGCATTGAAAAAAGTAGAATTACTACGTATTCCAATAAAAGAATTTGTACCTAATAAAACAATCGTGAGAAAATGTATTACATTAGGTTTGCCAGCTGCATTTCAGAACTCGTTAGTAGCACTATCAACGATTGTGATACAGCGTGTAACAAATAACTACGGAGAAACAGTTGTAGCTGCATCAACGGCAGCTGCAAGATTAGAGCAACTTGTATTACAACCAGGAATGTCATTAGGTTTAGCAGTTTCTAACTATACGGGACAAAATATTGGAGCTGGAAGAATAGACCGTGCAAAACAGGGATTTTGGGCAGCTACTAAAATTATTACAATCTTTAGCCTTATCATGACTCCACTTGTTTATTTTGGTGGAGGATGGATTATGAAGCTATTTACAGATGAACCACTAGTTTCAGAGATTGGACTAGAAGCAATTCGAGTAACATCATTATTTTATATACCGGTAGGTATGATATATGTTTCAAGAAATTTACTAAGTGGTTCTGGTGATATGAAGATTCCTATGATTATGGGATTATCTGAGGTGTTATGTAGAGTTGTATTTGCAAACATTTTAACCACAATCCCAGCCATTGGATTTATGGGAATTTGGTGGGCGTCAGGACTTAACTGGTTTATCACTGGTAGCATTGGATGTATTCGTTATGCTACAGGTAAATGGAAATATAAATCCATTGTTGAACATAAAACCACATAA
- a CDS encoding DedA family protein, producing MNSLIQFISNHGLLAMFIIIMLEYACFPVSSEIVLPFSGAVASGKQIPFIIIIFTSVIAGMIGTSFCYMVGRFGGNALLNKITKRFPKTEKGINSSYDKFNNYGSYAVCIGRMIPICRTYIAFIAGAAKQPIHTYFSYSFLGITIWNIILIGIGYYLQDNWELVLQYYHKFEAIIIPTILIIILLVIKSKLKKRDLIQKTEKQTMINEK from the coding sequence ATGAATTCTTTAATTCAATTTATATCGAATCATGGTTTGCTTGCAATGTTCATAATCATTATGCTTGAATATGCTTGCTTTCCTGTTTCAAGTGAAATCGTTCTTCCTTTTTCTGGTGCCGTTGCTTCTGGAAAGCAAATTCCATTTATTATAATAATATTTACAAGTGTTATTGCTGGAATGATCGGTACCAGCTTTTGTTACATGGTTGGAAGATTTGGTGGTAATGCATTACTTAATAAGATTACAAAACGTTTTCCGAAAACAGAAAAAGGAATCAACTCCTCTTATGACAAGTTTAACAATTATGGTAGTTATGCAGTATGCATTGGACGTATGATCCCTATATGTCGTACGTATATAGCATTTATCGCAGGAGCGGCTAAACAACCGATACATACTTACTTTAGTTACTCCTTTCTTGGAATCACCATCTGGAATATCATATTGATCGGAATTGGCTATTATCTACAAGATAATTGGGAACTTGTTTTACAATATTATCATAAATTTGAGGCCATAATTATCCCAACAATACTAATAATCATCTTATTAGTCATTAAATCTAAACTAAAAAAACGCGATCTCATTCAAAAGACCGAGAAGCAAACAATGATAAATGAGAAATAA
- a CDS encoding helix-turn-helix domain-containing protein — protein MYNFRRLYNKNSIVQFWMSYLFVLIIPIVIVFCGYQYVFGVVEKDTRLTNSMMLEHSVSLLDNDLKSLESMALQAAQSSKLRTIGEFTKYNAEYTLLSIDLMKDFNSLLRYQGTDIVEDAYIYLNKTGYVMYDSAIYRNSIFEKYIESWGMTAQEWRNLCKNGWSYTPRYVPSSNKTLHYVVPFGNSLKGAMLGSIVFRISSEELKHFLDFSSKYGNYGIFILNDKKEIIWADNSLDSKLLSRLKKVQPDFKEIQGVQITSVTSDNTNWEYVLVLPEKEVLKQLTILKFIIFTLLIVAVVIGIICSLYQAIKAGRPINNIFKYIKGNDNIRRNSENLGELVQEVVKKNQRYMEELEKDKPLLQKAFFHDLIKAEIENTTELRYLAEKAGIHLEGKNYRIVTLKLFANNDFYDIDEQTIEEVRILMNIVMDYLEEITSDPIWFYKNNYLTTSIIFSGNDELKYVKEIVEKTSEWIYTKYSVDTRWGISNYSSDLLNIWKICEEAMTALKNADSENQIMEYQIHLENANEYYFPDVAEERLKASIQFGDINRIENILNILQHENFEIRSLNRKRLIKFNTRIVQMLSAFSDLVPDFNEQVLWLNEIVIQYEEGMHEIYFKRLMSICESLCQDISQKKNDQRGKLIKNIMSYINANYMDSNLGLAKISTEFGISEGYVSSMFKEQAGVNFADYVESIRIDKACQLLREEDITITDISDMVGYNSVQSFRRAFKRVKGIQPKEFRKE, from the coding sequence TTGTATAATTTTAGAAGGCTATATAATAAGAATTCAATTGTCCAATTTTGGATGTCATATTTATTTGTGTTAATTATTCCTATCGTTATCGTTTTTTGTGGATATCAATATGTGTTTGGTGTAGTGGAAAAAGACACAAGGTTAACGAATAGTATGATGCTTGAACACAGTGTAAGTCTACTGGATAATGATTTGAAATCATTAGAATCTATGGCTCTTCAAGCAGCACAAAGTTCTAAACTTCGAACAATTGGAGAGTTTACAAAATATAATGCAGAATATACATTGTTATCTATTGACTTAATGAAAGACTTTAATAGTTTATTACGATATCAAGGAACGGATATCGTTGAAGATGCTTACATATATTTAAATAAGACAGGCTATGTTATGTATGATAGCGCTATATACCGCAATAGTATTTTTGAAAAATATATTGAGAGCTGGGGGATGACAGCTCAAGAATGGAGAAATCTTTGTAAAAATGGATGGAGTTATACGCCACGTTATGTACCATCCTCCAATAAGACACTTCATTATGTAGTTCCCTTTGGTAACTCATTAAAAGGTGCTATGCTAGGTTCCATTGTTTTTCGTATAAGTAGTGAGGAATTGAAGCATTTCTTAGATTTTTCAAGTAAATATGGGAACTATGGAATCTTTATATTAAATGACAAAAAAGAAATAATATGGGCAGATAATAGTTTAGATAGTAAACTATTATCCAGATTAAAAAAAGTTCAGCCTGACTTTAAAGAGATTCAAGGAGTACAGATTACAAGTGTTACGTCAGATAATACAAATTGGGAGTATGTTCTTGTTTTACCTGAAAAAGAAGTATTAAAGCAATTAACTATATTAAAATTTATCATTTTTACATTATTAATTGTAGCAGTTGTTATAGGAATTATCTGTTCTTTGTATCAGGCAATTAAGGCAGGAAGACCGATTAACAATATTTTTAAATACATAAAAGGAAATGACAATATTCGAAGGAATTCCGAGAATCTAGGAGAATTAGTTCAAGAAGTTGTGAAAAAGAATCAAAGGTATATGGAAGAGCTGGAAAAGGACAAGCCATTATTACAAAAAGCTTTTTTTCATGATTTAATAAAAGCAGAGATTGAAAATACGACGGAATTACGATATCTTGCAGAAAAAGCAGGAATTCATTTGGAGGGTAAAAACTATCGTATTGTCACACTAAAATTATTTGCAAATAACGATTTTTATGATATTGATGAGCAAACAATCGAAGAAGTAAGAATTTTAATGAATATCGTTATGGATTATTTAGAGGAAATTACAAGTGATCCTATTTGGTTTTATAAGAATAATTACCTTACTACTTCTATTATTTTTAGTGGTAATGATGAGTTAAAATATGTGAAAGAAATTGTTGAAAAAACAAGTGAATGGATTTATACAAAATATTCTGTAGATACAAGATGGGGGATTAGTAATTACAGCAGTGACCTATTAAATATTTGGAAAATCTGTGAAGAAGCAATGACAGCATTAAAAAATGCAGACTCAGAAAATCAAATTATGGAATATCAAATTCACTTGGAAAATGCAAATGAGTATTATTTCCCAGATGTAGCTGAAGAAAGATTAAAAGCTAGCATACAATTTGGTGACATCAATCGTATTGAAAATATCCTTAATATATTGCAACATGAAAATTTTGAAATCAGAAGTCTAAATCGGAAGAGATTAATTAAATTTAATACAAGAATTGTCCAAATGCTTTCTGCATTTTCAGATTTAGTGCCAGATTTTAACGAACAAGTTCTTTGGTTAAATGAAATAGTAATTCAATATGAGGAAGGAATGCATGAAATATATTTCAAACGTTTGATGAGTATATGTGAAAGTTTATGTCAGGACATAAGTCAGAAAAAGAATGATCAAAGAGGCAAATTAATAAAGAATATTATGAGTTATATTAATGCAAATTATATGGATTCAAATTTAGGTCTAGCAAAAATAAGTACGGAATTTGGAATTTCAGAAGGCTATGTATCCTCGATGTTTAAAGAACAAGCTGGCGTAAATTTTGCTGATTACGTAGAAAGTATAAGGATAGATAAGGCATGTCAACTTTTAAGAGAAGAAGATATTACGATAACTGATATCTCGGATATGGTTGGATATAATAGTGTGCAATCGTTTCGACGTGCATTTAAGCGAGTGAAAGGGATTCAACCAAAAGAATTCAGAAAAGAATAG
- a CDS encoding extracellular solute-binding protein — protein sequence MRKIKGISTIFLSVAMLSTILTGCMTKSLSNETKSDSEVTVIPSKVETPKTEVEEEESLVQKPDSIHWMVHSGMKEENGTDLWVKEYEKLTGIKMNLEIVPNNEYESILDLAITSGTEAEVFDLKADQKLAIYAKQGAIADLTDLLMSSDLYQKVDERIWDSIRIDGKIYGIPDEIASGVVTYIREDWLERLGLKTPTNYEEFINVLRAFRDNIEECEVPLTAPGLSSNKYLPEFYQGAEPDFTKVDGVWVDGFAMDNMAEAMQRMQDAYKEGLIDLQVVTNSTTYCRDQWYNGGVGVFTYWAGNWGQTLKERLLVNVPSAKVLAMDPIEDAVYRYSVPTVFCISSKLNKDKIASIFKYFIEYMHDGDEGQVLFESGVKGVHWEQDGEYIKQLPALLNPEETFRKAWITPWMAISPLEVTDKKIKLDEAVTSSLQVLEKYGVQNVALPVSKTFNKISDELNAYRDEILAKVVMGSMSVDEGMNLYRAKSVELNVEKVLEEMNSK from the coding sequence ATGAGAAAAATAAAAGGGATATCCACTATTTTCTTATCAGTAGCAATGCTATCTACTATATTGACTGGGTGTATGACAAAGAGCTTAAGTAATGAAACGAAATCTGACTCAGAAGTTACTGTGATACCAAGTAAGGTAGAAACACCAAAAACGGAGGTTGAAGAGGAAGAAAGTTTAGTTCAAAAACCTGATAGCATTCATTGGATGGTACATTCAGGTATGAAAGAAGAGAATGGTACTGATCTATGGGTAAAAGAATATGAAAAATTAACCGGGATTAAAATGAATCTTGAAATAGTTCCTAATAATGAGTATGAATCTATTTTAGATTTGGCAATTACATCAGGAACCGAAGCGGAGGTATTTGATTTAAAAGCAGATCAAAAGTTAGCCATATATGCAAAGCAAGGAGCAATTGCTGATTTAACTGACTTACTCATGTCATCTGATTTATATCAAAAAGTAGATGAACGAATTTGGGATTCTATTCGTATAGATGGAAAAATTTACGGGATTCCGGATGAAATAGCAAGTGGTGTAGTTACATATATAAGAGAGGACTGGTTAGAACGATTAGGTCTTAAAACCCCAACCAATTATGAAGAATTTATAAATGTGCTACGTGCATTTAGGGATAACATCGAAGAATGTGAGGTACCATTAACAGCACCAGGTCTTAGTAGTAACAAATACCTTCCTGAATTTTATCAAGGTGCGGAACCTGATTTCACTAAAGTTGATGGTGTGTGGGTCGATGGTTTTGCTATGGATAATATGGCAGAAGCTATGCAAAGGATGCAAGATGCATATAAAGAAGGGCTAATTGATTTGCAAGTGGTAACAAATTCGACGACATATTGTAGAGATCAATGGTATAATGGAGGGGTTGGAGTATTTACTTACTGGGCAGGTAATTGGGGACAGACGTTAAAAGAACGTTTATTAGTGAATGTTCCAAGTGCTAAAGTTTTAGCAATGGACCCAATTGAAGATGCAGTTTATCGATATTCGGTACCAACGGTCTTTTGTATATCGTCAAAGTTAAACAAAGATAAAATTGCTTCCATCTTTAAATATTTTATAGAGTATATGCATGACGGTGATGAAGGGCAAGTACTATTTGAAAGTGGTGTAAAGGGAGTTCACTGGGAGCAGGATGGTGAGTATATAAAACAGTTGCCAGCACTTTTAAACCCAGAGGAAACCTTTCGAAAGGCATGGATTACACCATGGATGGCAATTTCGCCTTTAGAGGTGACGGATAAGAAAATAAAACTTGATGAGGCAGTTACAAGCTCATTGCAGGTTTTAGAAAAATATGGCGTTCAAAATGTAGCACTTCCTGTTTCAAAAACCTTTAATAAAATATCAGATGAATTAAATGCTTATAGAGATGAGATACTTGCTAAAGTAGTCATGGGTTCCATGTCAGTAGATGAGGGAATGAATCTTTATAGAGCAAAATCAGTTGAGTTAAATGTTGAAAAAGTGTTAGAAGAGATGAATAGTAAATAA